The genome window CCTATTGTTCGATACGGCTTTTTCTCTGCTTTGAGAAATGCCTTCTCTTATACTATCAATATGAGCATAGAAATGATTCGAGGTATAGTCAGATGGGCTTTGCATACTCAGGATGTAGAAGTCTCTGGCCCCATAGGAATAGCAACTATGGCAGGACAAGCAGCAAGACAAGGAATATGGGCCTTTCTATCATTCCTGGCTCTTATTAACCTTAACCTTGGTCTCATAAACTTGTTTCCGTTCCCGGCACTTGATGGAGGACGCCTTGTTTTTATCCTTGGCGAAATGATAACGAGAAAGCGTCTTCCTGAACGGATAGAAAATTATATTCATTTTGCGGGTTTTGTACTTCTCATTACATTGATTCTTTTCATAACATGGAAAGATATTAGTCGAATCTTTAGTTTGTAATATAGAGGGATAGCAATGACAGAAAGAAATGTAACTATAAAGAAACTTGTGATTGGCCATAAAGCACCTATACGGATAGAAAGTATGCTTAAAGAACCTCTATCAAGTTATGATCGTGTTCTAGAACAATGTCAAGCCTTGCAAAAGGCAGGTTGCGAGCTCGTAAGGGTGGCCTTTCCACACAAAGATTTGAAGACCGAACTTTCTCGCTTAAATAGTGATATTGATATACCACTTATGGCTGATATACACTTTGATCCCGATTTAGCTATTGAAGCAATGGATGCTGGGTGCCCAGCTATTCGTATTAATCCTGGAAATATGCCGCTTCACAAGTTGCAAAAACTTATTCATATAGCGTCTGAACGTTCTGTCGTTATACGAATAGGAGCCAATAGCGGCTCTATTAATGGAAGGCAACTTGCGCAATCTCATGGTGATAAAGCCTGTGCTCTTGTTTTAGCTGTAGAGGAACAACTTCAATTATTGCTAAAAGAAAACTTTAATCGTATTATTCTTTCTGCTAAATCGACAAGCGTAAAAGAAACGGTGAGAGCCAACAAAATATTAAGTGAACGATATCCAGATTTTCCTCTTCACATTGGAATTACTGAAGCTGGCCCTGGGCTCACCGGGCTTGTTCGCAGCGCTTCGGGAATTGCGCTTATGCTTGCTCAAGGGATTGGAGATACGCTCAGAGTCAGTCTTACCTCTGATCCAGTCAAGGAAGTTGAAGCGGGATACGAAATTCTACGTTCTCTTGAACTCAGGGAACATGGATTTCATCTTATCTCCTGTCCTACATGTGGCCGGCGACGAATAGATGTGGCGTCAATAGTAGAACGTATAAAACCGTATTTGAAAGATGTACCCGATGGACTAACTGTAGCTGTTATGGGCTGCGAAGTTAATGGCCCACGAGAAGCTAAGAATGCAGATATCGGTTTTGCAGGCTCCCCTGCAGGCATGGTGGTTTTTACGAAAGGCCATATTATAGGAGAATGTTCTATCGATGAAATCCCAGAAAAAATAGCCTTACTTGTCGATATGCTTCGAAAAGAAAGAAACTCAAATAATAAGGAATAAAGAGAGGAGAGACAGGCATGCCTATAAGTCTCAAGGGAAGACATTTTTTGACATTGAAAGATTTTACAGAACAAGAAATTTACTACCTTCTCGACTTGGCGGCTCAGTTGAAAGCCAAAAAAAGAGCCGGACTTCGAGGGAATTTGCTTCAAGGGAAAAACATTGCCTTGTTATTTGAAAAAGCCTCAACTCGTACTCGCTGTGCTTTTACAGTGGCATGTATTGACGAGGGGGGTCATGCTGAATATCTCGGGAAAAATGATATTCATTTTGGAGGGAAGGAAGATGTAAAGGACACAGCTAGAGTCCTCGGAAGAATGTTTGATGGCATTGAATTTCGTGGATTCAAGCAGGCAACAGTAGACGAACTGGCCGCCTACGCCGGTGTACCCGTATGGAACGGTCTTACTGATACATACCATCCAACCCAAATTTTAGCGGACTTCTTGACTCTCCAAGAAAATTTTGGAGCCCATTTAGAGGGAATTCGACTTGTTTATGCTGGAGATGGGCGCAACAACATGGCTAACTCATTGATGATAGGCTCGGCAAAACTGGGTCTCCATTTTGTAATTGCAGCCCCTTCATCTCTATTTCCTGACAAAGGATTATACGAAGAATGTCTCGCTATGGCAGACAAAACAGGAGGAACAATTACTCTTGAGGAAGATCCTATAAAAGCAGTAAAAGGCGCTCATGCCATTTATACTGATGTTTGGGCATCAATGGGTGAGGAAGCCCAGATGCAAGAGAGAGAAGCCCTTTTACGCCCATATCAAGTCAACTTCAAACTTATGAAAGCAACCGGAAATGATAAGACGATTTTCCTACACTGCCTTCCTGCGTATAAAGGGAAAGAGGTTACGGAAGATCTTTTTGAATCACGGGCTTCAAAGGTATTTGATGAGGCAGAAAACCGTCTTCATACAATCAAAGCCGTAATGGTGGCCACAATAGGAAATCTCTAGTAAAAATATACTTGCCTCATAAACCTTGAGGGGGTATTATAGACTGAAATAAATAGCAGGGGGGATAACTTTTGACACAATCGAAACGAACCTTTCGATGTGCTTCCTGTGGAGAAATTTTTGAACAGGAAGGAAATGGATCCTCCATAAAATGTCCTAAATGCCGAAGTAAAATTCTGATTCTCCTTGAAGGAGAGTCTCTAGGTAAAAAAGGATGCGGAGGTTCTTGCGGTTCCTGCTCATCGGGTTGAGGAGTTTAATGTTAAGGGCGGCAGTTTGCCGCCCTTTTATATTTTATATTGTAGTTGTAACAACTGGATCTGCTGTGTTGATTCCTTTAATAGATGAAACAGCTTTTACGAGCTTACGTATTTTTTCAGCAGACCCTCTTAAAACAATAGCTTCAAGGCAATGGTCATGGTCAAGATGTACATGACTTGTACAAACAATCACATCGCCAAAATCATGTTGAACTTGAGTCAGTTCTGCAGAAGTGTCATGGGAATGGTGATCATAAAGAATCGTCAGTGTTCCAAAAACAGATCCC of Aminobacterium sp. MB27-C1 contains these proteins:
- the ispG gene encoding (E)-4-hydroxy-3-methylbut-2-enyl-diphosphate synthase, which gives rise to MTERNVTIKKLVIGHKAPIRIESMLKEPLSSYDRVLEQCQALQKAGCELVRVAFPHKDLKTELSRLNSDIDIPLMADIHFDPDLAIEAMDAGCPAIRINPGNMPLHKLQKLIHIASERSVVIRIGANSGSINGRQLAQSHGDKACALVLAVEEQLQLLLKENFNRIILSAKSTSVKETVRANKILSERYPDFPLHIGITEAGPGLTGLVRSASGIALMLAQGIGDTLRVSLTSDPVKEVEAGYEILRSLELREHGFHLISCPTCGRRRIDVASIVERIKPYLKDVPDGLTVAVMGCEVNGPREAKNADIGFAGSPAGMVVFTKGHIIGECSIDEIPEKIALLVDMLRKERNSNNKE
- the argF gene encoding ornithine carbamoyltransferase; the protein is MPISLKGRHFLTLKDFTEQEIYYLLDLAAQLKAKKRAGLRGNLLQGKNIALLFEKASTRTRCAFTVACIDEGGHAEYLGKNDIHFGGKEDVKDTARVLGRMFDGIEFRGFKQATVDELAAYAGVPVWNGLTDTYHPTQILADFLTLQENFGAHLEGIRLVYAGDGRNNMANSLMIGSAKLGLHFVIAAPSSLFPDKGLYEECLAMADKTGGTITLEEDPIKAVKGAHAIYTDVWASMGEEAQMQEREALLRPYQVNFKLMKATGNDKTIFLHCLPAYKGKEVTEDLFESRASKVFDEAENRLHTIKAVMVATIGNL
- the nikR gene encoding nickel-responsive transcriptional regulator NikR; the protein is MEKLVRFGVAVPESLLEEFDHWIKRSGIPNRSGAIRQLIRQSISRNRWEEGSGSVFGTLTILYDHHSHDTSAELTQVQHDFGDVIVCTSHVHLDHDHCLEAIVLRGSAEKIRKLVKAVSSIKGINTADPVVTTTI